The Glycine soja cultivar W05 chromosome 3, ASM419377v2, whole genome shotgun sequence genome window below encodes:
- the LOC114406003 gene encoding putative disease resistance RPP13-like protein 1, which produces MAEALVGGAFLSSFLNVVFDRLATKEFVDLIRGKKLSKKLLQKLENTLRMVGAVLDDAEKKQITNTNVKHWLNDLKDAVYEADDLLDHVFTKAATQKKVRNFFSRFSDRKIVSKLEDIVVTLESHLKLKEKLDLKESAVENLSWKALSTSVEDGSHIYGREKDKQAIIKLLSEDNSDGSEVSVVPIVGMGGVGKTTLAQLVYNDENLKEIFDFKAWVCVSQEFDILKVTKTITEAVTGKPCILNDLNLLHLELMDKLKDKKFLIVLDDVWTENYVNWRLLKKPFNRGIRRSKILLTTRSEKTASIVQTVHTYHLNQLSNEDCWSVFANHACLSSESNGNTTALEKIGKEIVKKCNGLPLAAQSLGGMLRRKHDIVDWNNILNSDIWELSESECEVIPALRLSYHYLPPHLKRCFVYCSLYPQDYQFEKNELILLWMAEDLLKKSSTGRTLEEVGHEYFDDLVSRSFFQRSNSSSWSHRKWFVMHDLMHDLATSLGGDFYFRSEELGKETKIKTKTRHLSFTKFNSSVLENIDVVGRAKFLRTFLSIINYEAAPLHNEEAQCIIVSKLMYLRVLSFRDFRSLDSMPDSIGKLIHLRYLNLSRSSIETLPESVCNLYNLQTLKLCFCIKLTKLPSDMRNLVNLRHLGISYTSIEEMPRGICKLNHLQHLDFFVVGKHKENGIKELGGLSNLRGQLVIRNLENVSQSDEALAARMMDKKHINSLRLAWSGCNNNSTNFQLEIDVLFKLQPHFNIESLEIIGYKGTRFPDWMGNSSYCNMTCLYLYDCDNCSMLPSLGQLPSLKVLEISRLNRLKTIDARFYKNEDCRCGTPFPSLESLSIRDMPCWELWSSFDSEAFPVLKSLDISVCPKLEGSLPNHLPALETLRIIKCELLVSSLPTAPAIQSLEIRKSNKVALLAFPLLVETIEVEGSPMVESMIEAITNIQPTCLRSLELRDCSSAVSFPGGRLPESLKTLRIWDLKKLEFPTQHKHELLETLTIESSCDSLTSLPLITFPNLRDLAIRNCENMECLLVSGAESFKSLCSLRIYQCPNFVSFWREGLPAPNLITFEVCGSDKLKSLPDEMSTLLPKLEHLYISNCPEIESFPEGGMPPNLRTVSIVNCEKLLSGLAWPSMGMLTDLTVSGRCDGIKSFPKEGLLPPSLTSLYLFDLSNLELLDCTGLLHLTSLQILYIGNCPLLENMAGERLPVSLIKLTIKRCPLLEKRCCMKHPQIWPKISHIPGIWVDYRWI; this is translated from the coding sequence ATGGCAGAAGCACTGGTAGGTGGTgcctttctctcttctttccttAATGTGGTTTTCGACAGGCTGGCTACAAAGGAGTTTGTTGACTTGATCCGTGGAAAGAAGCTTAGCAAGAAGTTGCTTCAAAAGTTGGAGAACACTCTCAGAATGGTTGGAGCTGTGCTTGATGATGCCGAGAAGAAACAGATCACAAACACCAATGTCAAACACTGGCTCAATGATCTCAAAGATGCTGTCTATGAAGCCGATGACTTACTCGACCATGTTTTCACCAAAGCTGCCACCCAAAAGAAGGTAAGAAACTTTTTTTCTCGCTTTTCCGATAGGAAGATCGTTAGTAAGTTGGAGGACATAGTTGTCACACTTGAGTCTCATTTAAAACTCAAGGAGAAACTTGATTTGAAAGAGAGTGCTGTGGAGAACTTGTCATGGAAAGCTCTATCAACATCTGTGGAAGATGGATCTCATATATATGGTAGGGAGAAAGATAAGCAGGCCATAATCAAGTTGTTGTCGGAGGATAACAGTGACGGTAGTGAAGTGTCTGTGGTTCCTATTGTGGGCATGGGTGGGGTTGGAAAAACTACTTTGGCCCAATTGGTGTACAATGATGAGAATTTGAAAGAGATATTTGACTTTAAGGCATGGGTTTGTGTTTCTCAAGAATTTGATATTCTGAAGGTCACAAAAACTATAACAGAGGCGGTTACTGGAAAGCCTTGTATATTGAATGATCTGAATCTACTTCATCTTGAATTGATGGACAagctgaaagataaaaaattcttaattgtCTTGGATGATGTTTGGACAGAGAATTATGTTAACTGGAGACTTCTTAAGAAACCATTTAACCGTGGGATTAGGAGAAGTAAGATTCTTCTGACAACCCGCAGTGAAAAAACAGCCTCTATAGTCCAAACTGTTCACACCTATCATCTAAACCAATTGTCGAATGAAGATTGTTGGTCAGTGTTTGCGAACCATGCATGTCTTTCCTCCGAGTCGAACGGGAACACAACAGCACTAGAAAAAATTGGAAAGGAGATTGTTAAAAAGTGCAACGGACTGCCTTTAGCAGCACAGTCGCTTGGAGGCATGTTAAGAAGAAAGCATGACATCGTGGATTGGAATAATATTCTCAATAGTGACATTTGGGAACTTTCTGAAAGTGAGTGTGAAGTTATTCCTGCACTGAGACTTAGTTATCATTATCTCCCTCCACATTTAAAACGGTGCTTTGTTTATTGTTCCTTGTATCCACAAGATtaccaatttgaaaaaaatgaattaatcttGTTGTGGATGGCCGAAGACCTTTTGAAGAAATCAAGCACAGGTAGGACTTTAGAAGAGGTTGGTCATGAGTATTTTGATGATTTGGTTTCGAGATCATTTTTCCAACGTTCAAATTCAAGTAGTTGGTCTCATCGAAAATGGTTTGTGATGCATGACCTCATGCATGATCTAGCCACATCACTCGGTggagatttttattttagatcagAAGAACTTGGGAAAGAAACAAAGATCAAGACCAAGACTCGTCATTTGTCCTTTACGAAATTCAATTCTTCAGTCTTGGAAAACATTGATGTTGTTGGTAGAGCAAAATTTCTGAGAACTTTCTTGTCCATCATCAATTATGAAGCTGCTCCATTACACAATGAGGAGGCACAATGTATCATAGTGTCGAAGCTTATGTACTTGAGAGTTTTATCATTTCGTGACTTCCGAAGTTTGGATTCTATGCCTGATTCAATAGGTAAATTGATCCATCTGCGCTATTTAAATCTCTCTCGTTCAAGTATAGAAACACTGCCAGAGTCAGTGTGTAATTTGTACAATCTGCAAACTTTGAAGTTGTGTTTTTGCATAAAACTGACTAAGTTGCCTAGTGACATGCGCAATCTTGTTAACTTGCGTCATCTTGGTATTTCTTATACTTCTATAGAAGAGATGCCGAGAggaatttgtaaattaaatcaTCTACAACATCTGGATTTCTTTGTTGTGGGCAAGCACAAAGAGAATGGGATCAAAGAATTGGGAGGACTTTCAAATCTTCGTGGTCAACTTGTAATTAGGAACTTGGAGAATGTTTCCCAAAGTGATGAAGCGTTGGCGGCAAGGATGATGGATAAAAAACACATTAATAGTTTACGGTTGGCATGGTCTGGATGTAACAACAACAGTACCAACTTCCAACTTGAAATAGACGTGCTTTTCAAGTTACAGCCTCACTTTAACATTGAATCGTTGGAAATAATAGGCTATAAAGGAACCAGATTTCCAGATTGGATGGGAAATTCTTCCTACTGCAATATGACATGTCTATACTTGTATGATTGTGACAACTGTAGTATGCTTCCTTCACTTGGACAACTACCTTCTCTCAAGGTCCTTGAAATTTCACGATTGAATAGGCTGAAGACTATTGATGCACGTTTTTACAAGAATGAAGATTGTCGTTGTGGGACGCCCTTTCCCTCCCTTGAATCTCTGTCCATTCGTGACATGCCTTGTTGGGAGTTGTGGAGttcctttgattcagaagcTTTTCCTGTGCTTAAAAGTCTTGACATAAGTGTCTGCCCCAAACTAGAGGGAAGTTTGCCGAATCACCTTCCTGCTCTGGAAACACTTCGTATAATTAAATGCGAGCTGCTTGTCTCTTCTCTCCCAACGGCTCCCGCCATTCAAAGTTTGGAGATACGTAAAAGCAATAAAGTAGCACTGCTTGCGTTTCCTCTCTTGGTAGAAACTATAGAAGTAGAAGGAAGCCCAATGGTGGAGTCCATGATAGAGGCCATCACTAACATCCAACCAACTTGTCTCCGGTCTTTAGAATTAAGGGATTGCTCGTCAGCCGTGTCATTTCCGGGTGGTCGTTTACCTGAATCTCTGAAGACTCTGCGTATCTGGGATCTTAAAAAACTGGAATTCCCGACGCAACACAAACATGAGTTACTGGAAACACTGACAATAGAAAGCAGTTGTGATTCACTCACATCTCTTCCATTGATTACCTTTCCAAATCTCAGAGATCTTGCAATCAGAAACTGTGAAAATATGGAATGTCTTTTGGTTTCAGGGGCAGAGTCATTTAAGAGTCTGTGTTCTTTGAGAATTTATCAATGCCCCAACTTTGTATCATTCTGGAGAGAAGGATTGCCTGCGCCCAACTTGATTACTTTCGAAGTTTGTGGCTCTGACAAGTTGAAGTCGTTGCCTGATGAGATGAGTACTCTTCTCCCAAAGTTAGAACATCTTTACATATCCAACTGCCCAGAAATTGAGTCGTTTCCAGAAGGGGGTATGCCACCTAACCTGAGAACAGTTTCGATTGTCAATTGTGAGAAACTACTGAGCGGCCTAGCATGGCCATCCATGGGCATGCTTACTGATCTCACTGTTTCGGGTCGATGTGATGGCATCAAGTCCTTCCCTAAGGAGGGTTTGCTGCCTCCCTCCCTTACGTCTCTGTATCTATTTGACTTGTCAAATCTGGAGTTGTTGGACTGCACGGGGCTTCTCCATCTCACATCCCTGCAAATATTATACATAGGCAATTGTCCTTTGCTGGAGAATATGGCTGGAGAAAGGCTTCCTGTCTCTCTAATAAAATTAACCATAAAGAGATGTCCTTTGCTGGAAAAACGATGCTGCATGAAGCACCCTCAAATTTGGCCTAAAATTTCCCACATCCCTGGCATTTGGGTTGACTATAGATGGATTTAG